The following DNA comes from Diceros bicornis minor isolate mBicDic1 chromosome 12, mDicBic1.mat.cur, whole genome shotgun sequence.
ACAGATTATAGATCTTTTACTGGTTTGATAAGAAGATAGACACAATAGGTATTTCTGGAAGCTCAGATTGGGCCTTTGTTGTTATTTCCTCCTTTCACCCCCTCCCCCCTCCGCCATTGTAATGGCAGGGAGGTCTTGACAGGATTTGCTCTGGGAAAGTGGACTAGGGTGTTTTGTTGAAAGTTTAAGGACttgaaaacttaaaattaaaGGCCTCGTGATACAGAGTTGGAGAGACTTTCCTTCCCTCTTGTGTGGTTGAATGACTGCCTCCACTATTCCAGACAGCCTGCTCCTTGAAAGGTTTGTTCAGATGCCCAGACATACTTTCAACttgacattttccttttttcctacaGGGATTAAAGCCTGTAGTTTCCACAGAAGCACCGCCTATCATATTTGCCACACCAACTAAACTGACTTCTGATTCTGCTCCGTATGATTATGCTGGGAGAAACAAAGTTCCAGAGCTGCAGAGGCTGTTCCAGGTGAGAGAAGACAGTCTAGAACTGAGAAACCCGTAAAATAAATAGGCTTTAAAAAACCTTATGAAACTGAGTCTTAGTCTAGTTTACTGCTCACTTTCCCTCTTTTTCCTTGGATAGAATTCTCTTGATTTTAGTTTGAGCCGTAAACTAGTAGAAATTTATGTAGGTAGAAAATGATAAAAGGGGGGAGtgattaatttcctcatctgcatttAAGGGTATGCAGGTTTTCAAATTGCATTTATAGTTACCTGATCATCCATTGGATGGAGGAAGTAATAGCATGTATAATGAATAATAACACTGTGAATAATCCGGTATATGTTTGGCTTTGTAACACATGTAGTGACTTTTGGCCATgagttttcttctagttttttttgCTTGCTTGATATTAAAATTCACTGAGCTGCTGCTAGAAGTGGAGGAGGCTCTCTTGGGTTTGCTGATCAACAGAGAGAAGCCAGAACAGGATTTTAAAATAGTATTAACGTTAATCTGCATACAGATAATTGAAAGGTCAGTGACCCGACTACGTACATCTCAGGCGCCGTGGAAGTTGGCAGTGCCTGTTCAACTGCTTTTGCTGGAAGGTAGCTTCCCCCTCCTCAAAAATATGTCCAGAATCAGGCCCAGCTTGGGCACTTTTGATCAGTTTAATCCCTTTTTATCTGATAAGAAAGGCTTGAGCAGGCATTTGGGGTCTTGAGTTGCAGTAGGGAGGGATTTTGGAGACTGTGCAAAATAAAGGAGTCTCATTATTAAACTGAGGTTTAACAGCTTAGTGGAAAGAAGGCAGTTGAATACAAAATGGACTTGAACCTGTTAATTGACCTACTATGCTCAGACTTTTTCCACTAATGATCAGAAGTCAAACTAAATGTAGAACTAAATGTGGAGCATTTCTTCTGCCTATAGTTCTTTGTTTAGCTGCTGATTACCTTTGCCTTGTAAAAAAATTCACCAGTGCTCCTTTCCTAGTTAAGCAATATATGATAAATTCCTTAGAAATTTGGAATTTGTTGCATGCATGTTCCTGAGGCTGCATTTTGGATGACTTCGGACTTACAAGCTTTAGCGACATTTGTAAGAAAATATACTGGTATTTCAGTTAGCATTCTAATGGATTAGGGCTTTTCCCACTGCAGTGTGTTGATGGATTAGTTATCAAGTAGAGATGTTTGTTCTTGATTAGCCTAAATTGTGAAATCTTTTTCATATCAACCATTCCTTGTTAATTCTTGCTTTCAAGAAATCCGATGGTGTACCCGTACACCTGAAACGGGGCCTGCCTGACCAAATGCTGTACCGGACCACCATGGCGCTGACAGTGGGAGGGACCATCTACTGCCTGATCGCGCTCTACATGGCATCACAGCCCAGAAACAAATGAGTTAGGCTGCAGAGGACTGGTTTGCTTTTTGGCataaacccttggaattttcatttttcattgtaaagttttccttttttacttgAATGGTCTACTTAACATTTTGCAAGAAAAATAGGAAGATATTAAGACAGTATTTTGGTTTGTTTATGAAATGCACATGGCCTGTCAGAGCTCATTCGACAGTTAAAACTGTTTAAAGAAATGCTTCTGCTCTCTGAGCTTGGCTCCTGATTTCCCTGGAGGTTCTGGACGAAGGTTGCACACAGGCTCATTAAGAGCAGTCTGTGCTTAGGTCCTTGGGGACTTATGGTGGTGTTTTTGAGCAGGGGTGCTGAAGCCTTTCTGGATTTGGATGTGACTGAGGAAGGAAGACCAAAGCCAAGGCCAGGCACATGAAATGAGGGGTTTGAGTTAGTAGTCACCTTGGGGATTTTTCCATCTTGCAGTAAAATGTTAATAGAAATTATCTGCAGCCTGCCTGTATTCATTGGGTAGTTTGTTTCAAAGGGTTATTTGCCTCATCTCAGATCTTTAATGAAATTTTGTGTGTAATTGTTATGTATTTATTCCACCATGGGAACAGAGAACACCTGTTTAGTGTTGCACTTTAGACCAATATCTGTTTTATTAATGCAGCTGTGACACAAATTCtcctttaccttttaaaaatgttatggcTTTAAATTATGATTTATTTTGATTATGGAATAAATACATGGATTAAAAAACTCAAGTTTGAAGTCTTTTTAAATGACCTTTCAGAATAATTTCAGAACACCAGTGGCATCTTAAACCtgagtttaatttctttttttttttaattagacacCAGATAATCTTTACAAGACATTTCTTCAGAGTCAAGTAATAGGAGGCTAATGGCATATTGATGATTACCATATGGTTTCTTATAAGAAACCTGCTTGTTCCTTAGTGAAATGTGCCTGTAACACACAGTTCATTTAGACATAATTTCCTGTGCTGTCACAATTGGTGGACTTCACATACCCTATATTAAGGCTGAAAAAAGgtgtaattttattatatataaagtggTGGTCTATATCTTGCCATAGCAAAGAACAGTGACCTCTTACTGAGGATAAAGAATGGTGTTTGAAAACACTCGGTAGCATTCTCACAGGATAGGAAGCCCTTATTTGTCTGTACAAGTCtaaattttattctctgtattttccccaagtttttattttgaaaaatttcagacCACAGAACAATTATAAGAATAGTACAGTATACACCTATATATCCATCACTTAGATCACCAGGTATCAATATATTGccatctttgctttttttttgctgtCTCACAAACACAGGCACACACAATTAATGTATGTACACACATTTGGTTTTTGCTGAATCGTTTAAGATTAAGCTATGGAATTATGTTAATTCATTCATAAATAGTTTAGCCAGTATCACCGAAGAATAAGGACATTTTCCTTTGTAACCATAATACAGTTGTCACACTCAATTTAACATTGATAATACTACTATCTAATATATAATCTATATTTAAATTTCCCCAGGTATCCCAATAATATATCCTTTATAGTTGTGTTTCTTAAAATATCAGCTTTACTgcaatataattcatataccatataattcatctatttaaagtatacacttcagtggtttttactatattcagagctgtgcaaccattgccacaatcaattttaaaacattttcattaccctaagAGGAAATCCTATGCATATTAACAGTCACTTGTCTTCCGCACCCCACCTTCTAGCCTTAGGCAATACTAATctattttttgtctctatagatttgtcttttctggacgtttcatataagtataatcatataatatgtgatcttttgtcaCTGGCTTCTGTCAGTGAAATGATTttgaggctcatccatgttgtggtatgtattagtacttcattcctttttatggctgaataatatttcattgtatagatataccacatcttgCTTATCcctttatcagttgatggacatttgggttatttccactttttggctattacgaataatgcttctatgaacattggtgtacaagtttttgtacggacgtatgttttcatttctcttgggtatatacctaggaatggaattgctgggtcatatgataactccatgtttaactttttgaggaaatgccagactgttttcaagtcagctgtaccattttacattctgttCAGCAGTTatagttcatttttgtttttgttttgggtcTCGGATCCACTCAgggatcacacattgcatttagttgtcatgtccgtTTAGTCTCTTCTCCAGAACAGTCGCCAGTGTCCTTCACGACATTGACCTATTTGAAGAGTTCAGGCCAGTGTTTTGCAGAACATCCTTCAACTTGGAGTTGTCTAATTGTCTCCTTATGATTGGATTCAGGTAAAACATTTTTGTCAGGAATTATTCATCTATGATGTGGTATCCTTATTGTATCAGGTGGTACTTGATGCCAGTCTGTCCCATTATTGGCAACTTGAAGTTAGATAATTTAAGATGTTGTCTGCTAGCTTTTTCCTTTGTAAAGATACTTTTTCCCCTTTGTAATGAATAAGTAATCTTTGGGGTGATATTTGAGACTGGAAATATCCTGTCCTCAGCAGTTTTGCACCCAGTGTTAGTGTTCATTGTTGATTCTTTGACTGAATCACTAGTTACTAAGGTGGTTGTAAAAAAGTGATTTTctattctatcattccttctacattgtTGCCATTTTTCTTTGAAGATGTGTATCATCCTTTTAAGAAGTTTCAGTGTAATTTTCTCATTCCGTGTAATAACTATCTCTGTCATTATTCATTTCCATGCTCAAATTCAGCCCAAATTTGGCTTCTGTTTCCTATTGACATGCCTCTGTCAGTCTTTGAGCATTTCTTTACTTTCTGACACACAAGATGCTTACCATGCTTACCTTGTATTTTCTTCACCCCATTTTCCTCTGTTTACTTTCAGGTATGttctattcatatatatattgtattttcgTTCTCTACCTGTTTTATTTTTGCCTAAATGGTACTATACATTCCTACTACACATGCTTAGTTTGGAGATTGTTTTTTTGCCTCATTTTTCTGTATTGTATTTCAATTTATGAATACACCATAGTTTGTTTAACTAGTCTCCTTCTGATGAGTAGTCTTAAAGTTTTTGCTTTTACAAACACTGCTTTAATGTATAATCTTTTTTACATGTCATTTTACATATTGCTGAATGTATTTGTAGGATAATTTCTAGAAGTGAGATTTAGAAGGCAAAGGGAATGTGCGTTTCCAATTTCAATAGGTATTCGTCACTAAAAGAGATGATGCTGATGTACGTTCCTATCTGGCTGTGATGAGGAATGAGGGTACCTATTGCTTCTCCCCTTTGCCAGCAGAATGCATTATCAAACTtttcatctttgccaatcttataagtgaaaaatttcttttgtttaacttGACTTTTTAttgtaattagtgatgttgaatatctttcttttatttaaaatttatttttatctttaatttttttaatcttttcattttttgtgaacTGTCCATGTACTTTGCCCACTTATGTCCAGGtacgtttttttttgttttttgtttttttgttttgttttgcggagatgagctaacatctgtgccagtcttcctctactttatatgtgggtcgccaccacagcatggctgatgagtggtgtccatgcctgggatccgaacctgtgaacctgggcccacagtggagcacgctgaacttaaccactaggccacggggctagccccCAGGTACTTTTGATAGTGCCATAAATGTCACTGGTCCATCAGGTTTGACTTCCTCaggaacagcttttttttttttttttgtgaggaagatcagccctgagctaacatccatgctaaccctcctctttttgctgaggaagactggctctgagctaacatccactgccaatcctcctccttttttaccccacagctgcagtagatagttgtatgtcatagttgcacatccttctagttgctgtatgtgggacgtggcctcagcatggccggagaagcggtgcgttggtgtgcgccggggatccgaacctgggccgccagcagtggagcaggtgcactcaactgctaagccaaggggccagcccccagcctcAGGAACAGTCTCTACTGACTCCTGTCTGAGCCAAACTTCTTCTGATTGCAGGTCCCAGAAATTCATTAAAACCAGCCAATGCAGAAGAGATTTTCCAGAACCAAGGTGGAGCTGGGCCTCACAAGGACTAGCTTGGGACCAAGACAGTTGTCCTTTCTGTTGGCTGTGCATTGTTTAATTCTCTGTTTCTGGGGACcagttttctgtgtttcttgTTGCACATGGTAGGAAATGGTTGTCCAGCCACCAGAAACCAGTCCCTGATTCTAGGAGAAAGACAATCATTGGGCCATTTTGGGTCAGGTGACCCCCTACTGGGCCAGTCAGCTGTTTGGTGCCAGGCTGTTGGGGCGGATGCAGAGAAGGAGATTAGGCTGTCCTGTTCTTGGGTCTTAACTGACAGCTCCGAGCCTTTCGCTGTATTCTCAGAGGATTAttccttctaagcactttactttGAACCCTTGCCAGGTTGGTTTGTATACTCCTAGGAGGACCATCCTCCTTGTCAGTGCTGACTGGATGAGATGCTAACAACAGAGGGATGTTCActctcctcacctcctccaggacaTGTGGTTGGTCTTTACAACAGGGTCTGGGCTCACACACCCCTGTGGGTAGGAAAACTCCACGGGATACCCAGGCAAGGATAGTTTCAAGGGAATCAATTTTTAGGTCCTCAGCTTTCATTGCACTTCCTAAAATTGAGCTGCCTGAGAATACACCTGCCTCAAGGGGTCCCTTATAATCTTTTTCCACTCTATGAAAAAACCCCTCACGCATTCTAGTCAGACCGTGATATGTTCGTCTGGAGTGTAAAAACCATCTCTAGGGTGCTGTGGGAATAATTCCAAATACTCGTAATGTTGAGACTGACTTTAATGACTGGGTAACAAATCCTTTTACAAGTTAACAAGTTTTCTGAGTCTTTGCTTTTAACATAATTGAAAGAGGAACCAATTGAGTTGTCAGTtgatgattaaaaataattttgttaataGAGCACTACCTGACTTCTGTTGTATAACTCAGGAGTTCAAGGAATTCAGAGATGTTGCTATTACAAAGCTTCCATTCCCATCTATTTATTTGTGAAAACAAGGTTTCTCAGTGCTTAatatctgtaaaaataaaaaacagggaTGGAATTGGTAGTAAAACTCTTTAACAGTAAGCAGGATTCATCCATGGAAACATGAACCAGTTCCCTCCAATTGGGATGCATTTCTAGTAAAATTTTGCTTGTATTTAATAATTATCAGTATTTGTATTCTGTCGTTTTGATCAAATATGTACTAACAGTAATTGTAATAatcctgaagaaaatattttttaacacttAGAGTTGATGGTCAGAGGAAATTTAAcccaatttaaattttaatatgttaCAGAGAATTATAAGTGTGATCAATAAGAGACTTTCAAGCCTATATTAGGCTAAAATTTTGGGGGTAAAATTCTAGATGGATGAGTGAAAATGTTCAGAATTCTTTTAGGGTGCAGAAAAGCAAGAAAGTTTGGAAATGGCTGTTTTATAAATGGCCAGCTTTCTTTGGTTTATGTGCTTTTCCTCCCCTTTATGTGTGTGGCTCTGCACAGGCTCCTCGGGCTTGTCTGCTATTGAAGTTTCTGATTCCCAAGTCTTCTTTCAGACTTTTCTTATGGTTGGAAGTGTTCAAACCTCTCACTTTTTGGCCCGTTAATCTTCAGTAGCTAGAGGTTACACCAGGGTCAATAGTGATTGATTGCTTAGAAATTCTGATACTATCTGTTCCCAGtgatttaatacatttatttgaTGTGCACATATCCTGAGTTGGATCTCTTTAATCTAGCACAAAGACTCCCGAAGTTGGGTTGGTTGAGAAGTGGGTCTGTCCTTAGTGCTCCTCTTGTCAGGTTCATTGGCCGTCATCCTTGGTTGTCCAGGGCCTCCTCTGATCCACGTTCATCAGAGAGTTCCACAACTTCTCTGCTTCTTCCAGATATTTAATTAGTGTGCAAAAGCACACACTATTAGGTGCCAGGGACCCCGAGATGAATCTTTGTAGGCAAGCACAGCGATTATAGTTAACGAAACTCCTTAAGAATTTTTAGGTCTTTTTCGGGATGTATCTCAATCTCTTAGAGTTGGTAAACCAGATGGCCAAGAAACTCTCTTGTTATGGAGGAATTCCACTGTTATCTCTCACGGTCCTGATCTGGGAGCTCCGTGTGACTGTTGGGGTTTGATTGCTTAAGATAGGCTGCccctgggtgtgtgtgggtggagGAAGCCTGACTGTGGCTTCTGTTCTGGGAAATTTGTTGCACCTTGGCTGTAGCGGGTTGGCCCCCATGATTGTGAGGGCAGCATCAGCTGCCTCTTGCTCTCATTACATGAATAGAGCAACTGGGGCAGCTCAGCCACCTCCAGAGGTAGGACAGGAGTGGGATGGGTCACTTGCAATCTGTGCCGTCAGCAGCTGTCACTTGCATAAGCTTGAATCAGGAATCCTGACCCTTGTATGGCTCCAGCGTGCACGGAGTGCCGTACTGCAGCAGGATGTGTTGGGGTGGGTGGATTGAGACCAGATGCTGCTTGCTCAGGGTCC
Coding sequences within:
- the LOC131412020 gene encoding cytochrome c oxidase subunit 7A-related protein, mitochondrial — protein: MYYKFSGFTQKLAGAWASEAYSPQGLKPVVSTEAPPIIFATPTKLTSDSAPYDYAGRNKVPELQRLFQKSDGVPVHLKRGLPDQMLYRTTMALTVGGTIYCLIALYMASQPRNK